In Toxoplasma gondii ME49 chromosome II, whole genome shotgun sequence, the genomic stretch CTCTATGGCAGCAACTCTGCCCCAAAATCGAAAGCTGCCTTTATTCATGCAAGAGAAAAAATTCAGCTCTCCTGCCACCAAAATGAGCCCACGGGACTACGGAAGCGCCTGGTGTTTTGTAGAGCACCACGCGCCTTGTGTTTAAAGAGACAACCAACAGACGGTCTTTCACACCGCTAACTCCAAGTATACGACGGCGCACAAAGAGTCTTTCACCACGTTTTGTCGGCGAAAGGCGGGAAAAAAAATTCTTTAGACATCCTCGGTCTCAGACCTAGAACGAGATTTTTCTAAAGGGTGGAACCGCAAACGCCACCGTGCCCTTAGTCGAGTTCGGGGACCTGCCACAGCCCGTCGGTCAGATAAGTATAGCTCTCAATGCAAATGCCCTTGTTGTCTTGCAAGCTGCGACACACCAGACACGTTGAAGAAAAACTTGCGTTGTTTGAAGCGCTCATCCAGTTGTTGGCTGCGGCAAAGTCATCCGTCAGCTTCTGGGCTGTCGTCTCCACGCCACTCCTTCATACCTTAGCTCACTGCGTGCTTAGGGTCAGGCCGAAAGCGTTCACAAGGATTCATGTCCAGGAATGCTACGTTACTCTTCTTATCGATTATGTTGGAGACGTAGACTCGCGCGCTGGAGCGCACTGCTCGATTCGGTCGTCCAGGTATTTTACCGTCCATACTGCTTTTGCGATCCCAGGCTACTTTAACAGGTCTACCGCACACATGGTGACCTCATCAGACTGTCGGAACCTAGCAAAGATTTAtctgcgtcttttctcgCAAAGAGGCTCTGACTGCCGCGTGGACGGAAACCCCGGAGAGGAACCGTAAGCACACTCCACTTACATTTGCTTTGTCGACATAGTGGCGATGCCGATCGCACAAGCGTTCAACTTCCCCTCTGCAGTGACTTGCTGGTgaacaaacagagaaacacatGGCGACGGATACTTTCTTCTACGGACAATCGCGCGCTCCGGCGAGAATTCGGTCTACAGCAGGGAGTATCGTATGCTCGGATATAAGCCGAACAAAATCGTCACTCCTCCGTCTCTAGGATATCCCTGCCGCTACCTCGACCACACGAAGCAAGCGGCGTAACGAGGGTTGCGCGAACGTCGAATTCCTAGGTTTCACGGAAGAGTGGAACTTATCTGGTTTTTCACAGAGGCAGCAAGTAGTCTTCCCCTTCGTGAGAAGACGGACTCTTTCTTGCTTCCGCCCAAAACTACTGGCTTTCCTCACCACCACATCTCCAGCCTCGACGTTCTCCATGCGCCCCCCTGGTGACGTCAGGCCGGGGCACATGATATTCGAACCGCGCAGAACGAAGCTGATCGCGCCTCTGTCAACTTGCATTTTTGGCATCATCGACGGGTCTGCATATCCATCCAAAGAACCACGGGAAACGGGTAGGCAACAGACACGTGAGCTCTTTCAGCTACGAGGAAAGACCGAATAAAAACGTAGTGCTGCCTAGGTTCCACATCTTCTCAGGAATTCCAACTTCTACATCGAACGCGATGAAAAAAGGCACACAAAGCGCTCTCGCTCAACATAAACGTCTCCGCTGTCGGTAGCTGAACAAACTCGTGTCATTCAGAAGTGAAAACGCTTTGATTCTTCATGACCGCAGAACTAGGTGATATTTGCTATCAGCTTTGGACGCCTGTTTTTCTAGCTTCAAGGTCTGAGTTCACTAGATTCAAGTTTCCCTGCGTTGGCAGAGCATAGTCCAAAGGATAATCACTGTAGGCATAAACGTTTTACATCGTGTATCGATAAACGAAAGATCCTCAGGGTAACAGAGCACCGTTACAATGGCAACTCCTGTAAGAATGCACAAATCGCCGGCAACATTCCACGCCGTTTCGAAGTACAGGAAACATGGCACGAggtcgacagaaaagagttGATGAACGATGACGTGAGTTCCACTTGCCTCGCTAACGGTGGCCGTTGTCTCTAGGCAAATGATATAGAATGCTGCAGCAAGTGGTGGACATTTTTCGACTCATTGCTCCTGAAACTCAGTGTCCTCAAGGCACACCTGAGAGTTGCAGTGTACGTACTCCCGAGCCGTTCAAAGCAGCCACAAAGCAGAAGTCTCTCGTCGCCCCCTCATCAGCTTGTAAGATCCTGGAGTCCCGAAAGGAGCACGGAAAAAACCATCGCTCTTTTACGTGAAGCCAGAGGAAGGAGTTCTAAACGTAATGATGTTTTTTACTTTCGAAGCGGGAAACGTATCCATGAAAAACACACGATAAAAGATCTACCGTCTACTGGGGAGGACAGAAACGGATGCTGccgttcgtttttcgtctctccagctTACATGTGTGCAGCAGCCGAAGCGTCGGCACCCAAGGGCCGTCGCGACTTTGGAAAAAAAGGATTTGTTTGCCGTTGGCGATCATCGTGATGTGTCgttgactgcatgcacagaacgGACAGAAGAGCATGGCTCTCCGCTGGAAAAGAGATGCAGAGCATTTCCTAGTGACCGACTTCGTCTCGGACGTCGACCGCAGACGCGTGCAGAAGCGCAGGCGAGTGAATCCCTGCTGCTGCCCGTTGAGCCCCGGAAGAAAAAGGCCTACCACTTCACCAAAGTCAAGGGAGTCTTTTTCGGAATGATGTCGTCGATCACATGTTCCAGCCGCGGGTATTGCTTGAGAATCTGCGGAAACAAAACGAGACTGAGGTGACCAGGTGAGCACGGGAACTGATCCGTCGACTGAGGAGAGCAGACCTCAGTCCTTTCTTGAACAACACCGCCCTGGAGGTGGTACACAAGCCCCAGGGCGCAGCGCCTGACGTCTGTGGGTGCCCTCAGTCGTCAGTCTGGAGAAAACGCCTTTCGCTGTAGAGGCGGAgtgtctttgcatgcgcgcgcgaCTGCACTGGCGACGGACAGCGGACTCTGAGAGCCATCTGGGCGGCACCTGCCTCGAAGCACTGCAGCAAAAGGTCTCAGTTAACTCGGTTGAGATGCACCGACACAGCGCTCGGTCGCGGGGTCGGTCCGATCTCCTGTCATTCCACATGCGTTCCCCCGTCCAAACTGGCTGCTGGCGCAGTGTTTTTCCCTGGGACGCTGGAGAGGGTGTGTGACAGGGCCGACAACCCAGTGCGAGTGTGACGTTGTAACTTTACTCTGGACACAGTGGAATGCTCCAGCAGAACAACTCCCTTCGCGGAAGTCCAAAGAGGCTACGAGGAGGCCCCCCACTCCCTCGTAGCTTCACCCGCTGTGCATCGCCATCTGAAACTGAACTGTACGCAGCGGTGCGCCTGGCTTCCTAGTgtggaacgaagaaaaaagcatcGCTGCCTAGAGCTCAGCGTCCAGAGTTCCACGGCAGACCGTGCGGTTCTACTTGTCTTGAGAGCGCAAGACAAGGAACTCGAAAGCCTTTTTCACAAGCCATCGCCAGGATCTAGTCGTCGGGGACAACCAACTCTCTCCTTGCTCCACGACCCCCACTTGATGCACTGCTCCGGAGATCGAGAAATCACTGCACGCGAACTGACATCGCCTTTGTCGAGAAGTCTATACAGACGTACCTGAGCTCGAATGGCCCGATGGGCTGAGGACTTGGCGACGTTCTGGGAGGAAATctcttcgagagaaaacttcTTCATCATCTTGGCCACAAACGATTTGGAAAGGTGTGCGACACGCGCTACAAATCTGAAGAGTTCAGGAAACGAAACGGAGCTGTAGAAAAGGTATTTCCACGAACGAAACAgtctgagagaagaaagaactgtagaaaaaacaaagcagaCAGTGGAACTGGGAAGAGTCGAGCGCGGGGTTTGTCTCTGCCAAAGCGTGAAAGGTTTCAGAAAAGCGTTTCCTTCTGGAAACGGAGCGACCCAGCACGGGTAGATACCCCGAACAGAAGTTTAcagccgagaaagagaggagacatctGAAGAGTGAACTGGCAGTGAGCCGCAGCAGGCACTTGGAAAAGCGTAGACGCTGCAGTGTGAAGAGTTCTCCACAACAGCCGTCAGACGTCTCTGGAGAGGGACAGCAAACGACCGGGAAGGAATGGTGGAGCAAAATAGGAGGTTCTGAGACAGGAAGACACCCATACAGCCTGTGAGTGTAACTGGGAATCCATACAGGACGCTTCTGAGATAAATTACAGAAAAACAACGCTCAACAATTCAAGGAAGGGACGTTCTGAGAAACGTTGGTGCTGAACCCCTGGGAGCAGTGTCAGGAACTCGGGAATGAAGTAaaactcttctctcgatCTTTTAGCCTGTTCCACCAACGGAAAGGTACAGAAACAAGGAGTCTAGAAAGCAGCAGCCACTCATATGTCCTTTCGGCGACTTGTAAGAATGCGCAAACGGGGAAAAGGTGGACAGAACTGGACAGTTGCATGCACCGCGGATTTGCCCGCGGGTCTAACCGCAGCGGTCCTCGGCCTTTTTgcaaagaaacggagaaaaagaaaagacactcTACGATTCTGACAGTGAGAATCGTCCAGTCTTTGGGGGttcacttttttcttctAAGCAACAGGAATCTGTCGATGGAACAAGAGCAAGTTTACCAACAGGGAACTGGTTGAggcgccgcatgcagcaagAAAGCTATTCTTGAACCATCGACAAAATGCGGTCGATATATAGTTCCGGTGCATTTTCTGCTTGTGGATTTCAGCGAAAATTAAGGCCCATTTAAAGGACAAGAAACAATGGTTTTGCAAACAGTTTACGTGAGTTCTGCTGAGACTCCAGCAAGTCGACAATTCCCCCAGACACCTTGGTTTCCGGAAAATTAGcactttctctgctttcggTGTAGAGAAACCAAGAAGCAAGGTGAGCAGATTTGACGGATCCACCCTCTAGATCCACGGGTTTATTCTGAAAGCTTCTGATGGACGTCGGCCACAGGCATTCCAAACGGATTCCTCTTCCCAGGGAATTAGACTAGTGAAGATAACGGAAATGGTTCGCGTTACCAGCTCACCGAAAGGTTTTTGAACCAGAATCACTGCCTTTCTTACGATGCGAGCTCTGAAACGTCGCGGGTcacttccttttcttgtcttgcCACTGTTTTCTGACGTGACATATCCGAAGTTCGTGGCAGACGCCCGAACGGATCCAGCGCTCGATTCGGTAAAAAGACGCACACACTCCACATTTCTCTAACTGTAGAGACCATTCAGTACGCTCCTTGTTTTTGAAACGTACAAATATAGCAAACCGCTCGGGAATTCTATCTTCCGTCCTTGGTATCCACAAGTCTTGAGGTCACCAGCGAAATGTGGATGCATTTTTGCATGCTGTTTAGCGCAAGCTGCCCGATTGATTCAGGGACTCGGGGTTCGCGACTTCCGTAGCAACCACTGTGATTTACCACTCGAGTAGCTTTCTGCTTTTGCCGCCCGTTCGCATCTGGCTGTAAAGGCAAAGCCACTCTCGTTCACTCCACGATTCGCTTAACAATCTTCAGACTCACTGTTCTGCAGTTGTGAACGGTCTAAAAACCTAACGGGACAGCTCCACGCCGCGTTTTTTGCGCGAAAATTGGGAAGGAAATATCCGTTTCCAAAGTGAACGTGGAGACCATTCCGCAACAAAGTCCGATTCACAGACTGAAAAATCTGCCTCGAGGGTACGAGGTGGTCTTCTGCCTGGAACTTGAACGTTTGTGTTTTCGGATCTACTTCTGCTCGGCTTCTCATGGCCGCTACAAGAAGCGCACTACGACGAGAGGTCCCGGCGTATGCTTGAGACGCCACATGCGTCGGCATGGAGAAGTTCAAAAGACGGATCCTTGAGTGCAGAGCAGAGCCCTGTCGTTGAAGGGCAGTCAACAAGACTAATTGCGATATTGCGAAcgcggaaaaaacgcgagtTCTGCGGTTCAATGGTAAAGCACAGCGGGAAAAGCCTCCTGCAAAGGCAGCCAAAACGCCTGGAATTACTTGTAGACGCTTCCTTACGTCTCCCGCATCGAGTGACGAAGCTTCCAAGGGAAGTGAAATGCCGCTGCACGCGCGAGGAACCCTCGCTAACGGACAAAACGGAGAAAtggacgaaaaaaagaagccACACGGAAACtcgaggcagacgaggaatCTAGAGGAAGTCAAAAGTGCCAaaacacgaagaagcgacatcCACGCAAAAAACGTCCCCTCTGTCGATCGTTTGTCCCTCATTTTCACCAGTTCTGAATTCAGTCAAATTGCACAAATGCGAAAACTGCTCTGCAGATGCTCCCGAGAAACGTCGGACACTGTCTGTCCACCTAAATTCCGACGACGCGACCTTTCCTCAATCGATCTCTTGCAGCGAAACTCTCTCACGCGTTTCCCTCTTCCAACTCGGTGCGTTTCGTGCCTTCTCGAATTCTCTTCTTGCTAAAGGCACACTCACTTTTTCCGCTCGCGATCTCTGCACTTCATTTTCAAAGGGACGACGCAAAGTTCCTCAGCCTGTCAGAAACCGCGAAAGTCCTCAGAGTCTCTGATATATCAgactttctctcgcctccacacCGGTCGCCGAGTGGCTGCGCAGTGCCTGCCTTCGGCAGTCGCTCTGCGCTTTCTTTCCGGCAACAAACTCGAGCTCGAACTTCTAAAATAAACATCTGTTTTacttctttctcgacttcccGAGTGAGAACCTCCTCTACTTCTGTCTCGACTTCTGCCGTGCGAATCTTTTCGACCTCTTTCTGGACTTCTCGAGTAGGAACCTCTGCCATCTCTTTCTGGACTTCTCGAGAAGGAATTTCTTTCATCTCTTTCCGGACTTTTCGAGTGAGAacttcttccacttccttcttcagacCCAGACACTCGTACCCCTTCTCCTCGCGAGCACCTCCGAAACAcagcttcgcctcttctccattgttctgactctctctctgtgtctttgttcCATTGCTTCGTTTCCCTTTCACTCGAAATGGACGTCTCTCGAGAAGACGACTGCCGCGACTCTCGCTCCGCGCGTCGACGCGCCAGGCTCTCTCGAGCAAGTGTCCagccgttctgtctcctcactcCATCCTCGCTGTCACTGCAAGAGACGCGTCTGCACGTTCTCCACTCGCGTCTGTCTTTGTCGTTTCCACGCTTCGatcctctccgtcgtcccCATGCGTCCGCGGCGCCTCGACTGCTTTCAGCTTCGCTTCGAGGACCAGAAGACGACCGACTCCGacgacctctctctctgtgatTCGCCAcctctcggctgtctctccaccgcgCGACTGGACTATtcgcctcgcgtctccgaactctctctggcgagggcgaagaagaggtccGACGCGTTCTTGCGCCGTCTGCTCCCAGGCACCGACTGCTGCCGGCTGCGCCTCCAGAGCTTCTGCAGtgggcgtctcctctcgcttctccctcgctgtcGGCTGAGACACTCCGCGACGAAGGCCGACGCACGAGTCCATCCCGCCCGCGCGTCGGACGCCTCCGTTCCTTCACGAAGGCGACTTCGTCCGCGTCCGACTCGCGAGAAGAATCCGACGAGGCCCTCCGTCTCGTTCCATCTGTCGACGCCAAGGCGGCCGACGCCAGATCCAGAGAACGACGTCGGTCAGAGTCCGGAAAGCaagcgtcttctcgctctcgcttgCGACCAACGtgcagaaggggagaagcgcAGGTTGTCGCAGGAGCCTCAGATTCAGGCTTCGAGTTCGCCGCAGGAGCCGAGAACAGAGACTTCTTCCCTGGAGAGGAGCATGCGCAAAGTCTCTCCGCGGAACGGAAGCACCGCGAACTGCTCGCAGCCGATGCGCTCGCAGTCGAGGGACGCGGCTCAGATTCTGTACAACGCTTCTTCGGCAAGGCCCCGAACAGCGGCGGAGGAACCCACGGAGATTTCAGACGAGGGCGGTcatcgacagagacagaacacgatggcgagcgcgagaagacgacaaCGGAAGGGGACCTCGAGCGTGACCGCGTCGAGTCCTCGCCGTTCACCTGGAaattcctctcttctctgctctttccttTGCGTGTATCGAGaacctcgtcttctcgcctagctgccttctcctgctcAGCCTCGAGGTGCTCTTCTGTCTGATCTACACCTCGTCTGTCTACTTCAACGTCTGAGCTGACTCTGTCcaagtcgttttctcccgttctcctctcgccgtcaTTCTTGTCTTGTGCAGCCTGGCCTTCCCTCGCGGTAGCGCTGAGGGTACCAGACAGTCGAAAGCGGCtacgcttcttctctcctcccggTGCGGTCTCACCCTCGTCTGAAAGAAGTCGATCTTCTTCCACCCCAGggcgcttctcttcccgtTCCCAAGGACctgcgggagagacgaaatcTTCCTTCTCGAAAGAAATACATCTTCCGCCCTCCTGCTCTCGACGCACAGATTCGATTTGTTCCGTTTTCCTCACTTTCGAAGACTCCTTGTCGTCTCCCGTGAAGTCGTCCTCCCCAACTCTCTCCCCGGGAGCTGGAAACTGAGGCCCAATCACAACGCCTTCACTCCGTCCGCgagtctctccctcgttcttctcggcttccccGCTGCTCCGCGAATCATCTTCTCCCCGCCGGTCCGGGTCTTTCAGACTTGACGCACAgacgccttcctcgccgccgcctccttccGAGCGACCCGCTGTCTCCACCCGGACGCTCTCGGGGCCTGTGTGGGGCCTTGCGGGGCCCACCACCCTgcgggaggcggcggcgacaGCCTGGGCGTTggcggctgcggcgaagGCTCTGCGACTGGAGGCGAGTCGCCTTTCATGTTCGAGCAAAGCGTCCGGGTCATGCCTGGCatctgcgagagagaactcgacgGCGTTCTCCGGGTACGCGCCAGAGGCTTTgaggtctgcatgcagttcccgCAGTTGCCGCATGAAGGCGTCGTTCGGCTTCGCCACCGGCCTGTTCACCTGGATGAGGGCGACTGCATCCTCAACAGACATCTTGAAGAAGCGAATGAGGTACGACGCGACCATCGCGACGGACCGCGAGACACCCTGGTTGCAGTGGACGAGGACGTTTCCACTCTCGCGGATTCGGACGCGCTCCATGAGCTCCCAGAAACGCTCAAAGTGCCGCGCGAGGCGTTCCGTCCCGTTGTCCACCATGTCCAGGCGGTGGTACTCCAGAGGCCTGAAGGCCCCCGGAGCCACGCAGTCCCCCAGGGGCGAGGCCCGCCCGGGGCCGCGGGCCGAGAGGGCCTGCCGAGGGTGGTGGTAGTTCGGGACGCCGCCGCTCGCAACCTCAGGGGTGCAGTTGATCACGTACGCGATTTGCCGCTGCCGCAGCAGCGGCAAGTTCTTTGCCAAGTCTTTGTCCCCGACAAAAATCCACGAGAAGGAACGGAAATCCAGAGGAGGGTACAGCGAAATGCGCGCACGCGGAGGCGACACTGCCATCGCGCCCCTGCGGAAAGCGGTTCGGCGGGTGGGGCAGAGGCACCTTCGACAAGGTCTGAAGGGGGAAGGAGCTGGGTCGAGTGAACGACTGTTTTGCGACAtacaagaggaaagagactgGGTGGCGAGGAGAGGGTGAGAAAAGGCAGGCGTGGATGGTGTCGGAATGGATTTTGGGAGGTGATAGACAAAAAATGCAACGGGGAACAACTGTAAGACGGGGGAAAAGGGGGTttgaaagagacagacggaagagaggggccgaagaaacagaagagacacgcgccagagaagaagggggcgggagacaggagaTTAAACGGTTGAACTCGACGCGTTCAACCCAGCGCGTCTGGCATAATTGAAGGCGAACAGAAACACCTGCTGCAGACTCAATCTCTGTCGTTAAGTATGTGGCTTTTCCGCGACGACGCGGAGAGCAGCGATACGGACAAAAAggcctcggcttcctcgcaCGATGGAAAAGAATCTGGCGAAGGGAAACGCACGAACGGCGCAGCGCGACAGGTCCCAGTAAGTTTGCCTTTTTTGAAACGCGACGGGCCTAAGAACTCCGAAGCTGGCCGTGGGTAAGGGACGAGACTGGCAAGAAAAAAGGTACAGACAAGGCGAATCGGTGGATGGGTCAGAAGCAACTCGTGAAAGAGACGTTTCGCCACGGGTCAGTCCAGTCTCTCAAGCAAAAACGGGGAACGCGGAGGAAGGGGCGCCGGGTTcagggagagacacgcgtcaagagaagccgacgcgacagagaggtccgttttccagaaaaagaaaagttAAACTGGAGTAAGCCGCGTTTTTGTGCGTCATGTGGCAGGCGTTGACTCTGTCGTCGACGTCCACCAGctcacgcatgcactcggTTTTTTCACGAAAAGAAGTCTTGCCCCTGGCCAAGccttccacgcaggcttcCTCGTTCGGCCGCCCTTAAGTTCGCCTATCCTCTACGATTCTTTCCCCGGCAGATTTTGCGTTTTTCCACTCGTAAAAACCGTTCAACAACCCTCAACTTGTTTCCCGAGAGGACCGCAAGTCAGTCgtgcggtgtctgtacacccgaacATCTCCTGGGCGTATCTTGCCGGAGCCGACTGGGGCACCCCCGCGGCATCGCACAAGTCTGAGTTTGATTTTCCGCGTTTTTCGTGCCTgcgccttcgcgtctcttcgatttcctctttcttgtttttttcccACTAATCGCCACGACCATGGCGTTCGCTTCCGTCTGCGCCAAGCTACCTGCCCTCGCCCGCGGGTCGGTCGGCAAACCCATGGCCGCCACTCTGCTCGCGCAAAACTCCGCATGGCGCGTCTTCAACAGACCTTTCAGCGGCTACGATGGCCAGCCCGTGACCAGCGAGCAACTTATCAAAAAGTCTGACGACTGGGTGATCGAGGAAACAAACTTCTGTCTTGGGCGCACTGCGGTAAGTCTGGTCCGCGACTGCGAGACCCCTGGGTGCGGCAAAAACTGCCAGCTTCGATGCTCTTACTCACACATCACATAGAGTGCCGTAAAGTGGCCTTCACCTACGATGAACCTTAATGCGTTCGATTTCTGTCGACGAGCACGGGAACTGCTCCCCCCATCCCTTGTGCTGCATTGACCTATAAGGACCGACAAGCAGTTTCAGCACAGCTGGCACcgggagaaaaaaacactGTTGGCAGCAGTCGATCCGCCGGGGAAAGATACTACGAAGCACAGGGCGGCAGGAAGAGCTCAATCCGCGGGGCATGGAAATCCATCTTTTGAGAACGCCAGATGCGACTCGATATCCTTCTGTGGCTCTTCCTGGCTGTTTCTCGTGTACTTTCGTCCTGCCGTCATTCCAGGAAGAGGCCCACTTGGAACAAGTTTTCGACACACAGCAAACACGAGACAGATAAGGTGTGTGCTGAATTTGTGTCGTCTAGGACGAGGTCGACAGGTTCAGATGTTGCAGGTCTCATTTGAATCCCCGTTCTCGTTTATTAGCAACGTGACGGTTTCTGAAGCGAAAAAGCTAAACGCCCTGTCCACAGGCGTACTCTGTGAGTGGCTACCGCTggctttcgcttctgtggTCTACGGCTCCTTTCCACGTCGCCTTCCCGTGGTGACGCGCACCTCCGAGGAGCTTCCCCTTTGCTGTCAAAGTGCctttgcctctcctctgtaTGTTTCTTGCTTCAAACAGCCTCTCCGTTTCAAGGAGACGGACGACTTGGCGCACAGAGTTCTCCACGTGATGGACTCGCAGCTCGTGAAGATGCACACCCGTCTGAGAGACGGCACATGCATCCCCGTCATGGGCCTCTACATTCTCGACGTCGTGGACAAGCCGACCCCTCTCCATCAGTTCGTCGTAAGAAATATCTGCAAACTCTCTCGATCTCAGAAGCAGCCCTCCGCGCTCGTGCGCATGCCTCCCTGTCCCGTCAGCGCATGTCCAGCCTCGGCCAGGCGT encodes the following:
- a CDS encoding cell cycle regulator protein (encoded by transcript TGME49_221490), with amino-acid sequence MMKKFSLEEISSQNVAKSSAHRAIRAQILKQYPRLEHVIDDIIPKKTPLTLVKCQRHITMIANGKQILFFQSRDGPWVPTLRLLHTYPSMMPKMQVDRGAISFVLRGSNIMCPGLTSPGGRMENVEAGDVVQVTAEGKLNACAIGIATMSTKQILQDNKGICIESYTYLTDGLWQVPELD
- a CDS encoding dual specificity phosphatase, catalytic domain-containing protein (encoded by transcript TGME49_221500), producing the protein MRELVDVDDRVNACHMTHKNAAYSSLTFLFLENGPLCRNLPLLRQRQIAYVINCTPEVASGGVPNYHHPRQALSARGPGRASPLGDCVAPGAFRPLEYHRLDMVDNGTERLARHFERFWELMERVRIRESGNVLVHCNQGVSRSVAMVASYLIRFFKMSVEDAVALIQVNRPVAKPNDAFMRQLRELHADLKASGAYPENAVEFSLADARHDPDALLEHERRLASSRRAFAAAANAQAVAAASRRVVGPARPHTGPESVRVETAGRSEGGGGEEGVCASSLKDPDRRGEDDSRSSGEAEKNEGETRGRSEGVVIGPQFPAPGERVGEDDFTGDDKESSKVRKTEQIESVRREQEGGRCISFEKEDFVSPAGPWEREEKRPGVEEDRLLSDEGETAPGGEKKRSRFRLSGTLSATAREGQAAQDKNDGERRTGENDLDRVSSDVEVDRRGVDQTEEHLEAEQEKAARREDEVLDTRKGKSREERNFQVNGEDSTRSRSRSPSVVVFSRSPSCSVSVDDRPRLKSPWVPPPLFGALPKKRCTESEPRPSTASASAASSSRCFRSAERLCACSSPGKKSLFSAPAANSKPESEAPATTCASPLLHVGRKREREDACFPDSDRRRSLDLASAALASTDGTRRRASSDSSRESDADEVAFVKERRRPTRGRDGLVRRPSSRSVSADSEGEARGDAHCRSSGGAAGSSRCLGADGARTRRTSSSPSPERVRRREANSPVARWRDSREVANHRERGRRSRSSSGPRSEAESSRGAADAWGRRRGSKRGNDKDRREWRTCRRVSCSDSEDGVRRQNGWTLARESLARRRAERESRQSSSRETSISSERETKQWNKDTERESEQWRRGEAVFRRCSRGEGVRVSGSEEGSGRSSHSKSPERDERNSFSRSPERDGRGSYSRSPERGRKDSHGRSRDRSRGGSHSGSRERSKTDVYFRSSSSSLLPERKRRATAEGRHCAATRRPVWRREKV
- a CDS encoding hypothetical protein (encoded by transcript TGME49_221510), which translates into the protein MAFASVCAKLPALARGSVGKPMAATLLAQNSAWRVFNRPFSGYDGQPVTSEQLIKKSDDWVIEETNFCLGRTAPLRFKETDDLAHRVLHVMDSQLVKMHTRLRDGTCIPVMGLYILDVVDKPTPLHQFVEPPLLKWTWDHTYSEAYEDKPSAEASPKKK